In Chryseobacterium gleum, a single genomic region encodes these proteins:
- a CDS encoding vWA domain-containing protein, with product MKKIVITMLGLAALTSCKTQKNTETSGEPKTYSVRKDKDQDGIPNKLDKCPDIAGPVENEGCPWPESDGDGVIDKDDACPTVAGPPENNGCPWPDADGDGILDKDDACPTVPGLPEYNGCPKPKSVTAMEVERSIKFPESGRVYDHQVGDKKNVKKTTKKTGQDIDYNNEEYVALVENAFELTRNQPVSTFSIDVDNASYSNIRRMISYGGKVDKNSVRVEEMINYFKYDYPQPGTGHPFSINTEYGNSPWNPKHKLLKIGLQGKNIPMDKLPASNIVFLIDVSGSMSEENKLPLLKSSLKVLLKQLRPKDKVGIVVYAGNAGMVLPSTSAGEKEKIIKALDNLQAGGSTAGGAGIELAYKLAKENFIKGGNNRVVLATDGDFNVGASSTSDIETLITEKRKTGIFLTCLGYGMGNYKDNTMEVLADKGNGNYAYIDNMQEANKFLGREFAGNIYTIAKDVKVQIEFNPKYVKSYRLIGYENRKLRNEDFANDKIDAGELGSGHTVTALYEVIPANVNSEFTPKETKLKYSEISKKKNFGDEMATVKFRYKKPDGDKSIEITKVIKEDKSSVSPDFKFASSVAWFGLVLRNSELITKKDLSDIETLAKQGKSKDEEGYRSEFIRLIESYKTIQK from the coding sequence ATGAAAAAAATTGTAATAACCATGTTAGGGCTTGCCGCATTGACAAGCTGTAAAACTCAAAAAAACACTGAAACATCTGGTGAACCAAAGACTTACAGTGTTCGTAAAGATAAGGATCAGGATGGAATTCCTAATAAGCTGGATAAGTGTCCTGATATTGCCGGGCCTGTAGAAAATGAGGGATGTCCTTGGCCGGAGTCGGATGGAGATGGTGTTATTGATAAAGATGACGCATGTCCTACAGTTGCGGGACCTCCTGAAAATAATGGCTGTCCATGGCCGGACGCAGATGGAGATGGAATTTTGGATAAAGACGATGCCTGTCCTACGGTTCCGGGATTACCGGAATATAATGGCTGCCCAAAACCGAAGTCAGTTACAGCAATGGAAGTAGAACGTTCCATAAAATTCCCTGAATCAGGAAGAGTGTATGACCATCAGGTTGGTGACAAAAAGAATGTTAAAAAGACTACAAAAAAAACTGGTCAGGATATTGATTATAACAATGAAGAATATGTAGCGTTAGTTGAAAATGCATTTGAATTAACCCGTAATCAGCCTGTTTCTACATTCTCTATTGATGTAGACAATGCTTCTTATTCCAATATCAGAAGAATGATCAGTTACGGAGGTAAGGTTGATAAAAATTCAGTGAGGGTAGAGGAAATGATCAATTATTTTAAATATGATTATCCCCAACCTGGAACTGGTCATCCTTTCTCTATTAATACTGAATATGGTAATTCTCCATGGAATCCTAAGCATAAATTACTTAAAATAGGGCTTCAGGGAAAAAATATTCCAATGGATAAACTTCCGGCCTCCAATATTGTTTTTCTTATTGATGTGTCAGGTTCAATGAGTGAGGAAAATAAGCTGCCTTTGCTGAAGTCTTCTCTTAAAGTTTTACTGAAACAGCTCAGACCTAAAGATAAAGTAGGAATTGTAGTATATGCAGGAAATGCAGGAATGGTTCTTCCCTCTACATCAGCGGGAGAAAAAGAAAAAATCATTAAGGCGTTAGATAATCTTCAGGCTGGAGGAAGCACTGCGGGAGGAGCAGGAATTGAACTGGCTTACAAACTGGCAAAGGAAAACTTTATCAAAGGAGGAAATAACAGAGTTGTTCTGGCAACAGACGGTGATTTTAATGTAGGAGCTTCTTCTACATCAGATATAGAAACGCTGATCACAGAAAAAAGGAAAACAGGGATTTTCCTTACCTGCCTTGGTTATGGGATGGGAAATTACAAAGACAATACCATGGAAGTTCTGGCGGACAAAGGAAATGGAAATTATGCCTATATTGATAATATGCAGGAAGCCAATAAATTCCTAGGAAGAGAATTTGCCGGAAATATTTATACCATTGCCAAAGATGTAAAAGTGCAGATTGAATTTAATCCTAAATATGTAAAATCATACCGACTGATCGGTTATGAAAACAGGAAACTAAGAAATGAAGACTTTGCCAATGATAAGATTGATGCAGGAGAACTGGGAAGCGGACATACAGTAACTGCTTTATATGAAGTTATCCCGGCCAACGTAAATTCTGAATTTACCCCAAAAGAAACAAAATTGAAATACTCTGAAATTTCTAAAAAGAAGAACTTTGGAGATGAAATGGCAACAGTAAAGTTCAGGTATAAAAAACCGGATGGAGATAAAAGCATTGAGATAACTAAAGTGATTAAAGAAGATAAATCTTCAGTGAGTCCGGATTTTAAATTTGCCTCTTCCGTGGCCTGGTTCGGTTTAGTCCTAAGAAACTCAGAACTGATTACAAAAAAAGATCTTTCCGATATTGAAACCCTTGCCAAACAGGGAAAAAGTAAGGATGAAGAAGGCTACCGGTCAGAATTTATAAGGCTGATAGAGAGCTATAAAACAATTCAAAAATAA